In Salmo trutta chromosome 37, fSalTru1.1, whole genome shotgun sequence, the following proteins share a genomic window:
- the LOC115177301 gene encoding teashirt homolog 1 translates to MPRRKQQEPRRSAAYSPEDEFKAGAVDEEHLQDDGLSLNGEDTAYLCNEEEDGGQPPSYRASPLSNGTNPDAGYGSPLSDASDRLTDFKSTSSRDGHEREEAPLPSGLNNGLSLRDSLAQMKAVYANLISDASWSSIAMDIMKATPATAGAIPIPIPTATSPTTTTTHNNNNSENSNASSHHHNGRRSTATANHHTSSGSSNGTAANSISSNSGTSSGGGGACNGGAVAYDWHQAALAKTLQHTPYQLLPEPSLFSTVQLYRQNNKLYGSVFTGASKFRCKDCSGAYDTLVGLTVHMNESGHYRDDNKDKEEERGKRWSKPRKRSLMEMEGKEDAQKVLKCMYCGHSFESLQDLSVHMIKTKHYQKVPLKEPVPALATKLMPSAKKRGFQDALVSPCSPDSVHGSGGHMPQGDIGKDPKSTTNPYVTPNNRYGYQNGASYTWQFEARKAQILKCMECGSSHDTLQQLTAHMMVTGHFLKVTNSASKKGKQLVFDPVVEEKIQSIPLPPTTNRLPVPSVKSQPVSPALSCGSDEKREPGDERMEASEPREKKIKEEKEEPGEKTEVNAGSYKYLTEEDLEEAPKGGLDILKSLENTVSSAISKAQTGTPQWGGGYPSIHAAYQLQGHMKHAALHSSVQSVQIQPVFNSGLRGLVTQDSGSVIHSPRSPASPPSLRSNVTAMEELVEKVTRKAVAAAVKKEEKMVSLDRHRHPSSLKSPSPVLKEQRDHHSTPNDLTVGKALVRNSSPGNVESELVCKKEPKESLVDNHHSHSKNGPETRQSPITNGTNSLGIITDHSPERPFINPLSALQSIMNNHLGKASKSVSPAGDPLAMLYKISNSMMEKPAFNQTQAKQPEPINCYYQYESNDQPMDLRKSKNSNNNNSNNNNSNSSTVINSNSSINGNKPIMSSLSLSDISSPLRENALMDISDMVKNLTGRLTPKSSTPSSISEKSDADGSAFEDALDDLSPVQKRKGRQSNWNPQHLLILQAQFCSSLRENPEGRYAMTDLGPQERVHICKFTGLSMTTISHWLANVKYQLRRTGGTKFLKNMDSCQPVFLCGDCASQFRTAPAYIGHLESHLGFSLKDLSKLSNEHLREQQAASKVITDKMTFGSTLASLTAPDDDTGSVYQCRLCNRTFVSKHAVKLHLSKTHGKSPEDHLVFVTALEKLEK, encoded by the coding sequence CTTACTCACCAGAGGATGAGTTTAAGGCAGGAGCAGTTGATGAGGAACACCTGCAGGATGACGGGCTGTCACTGAACGGGGAGGACACTGCGTACCTTTGCAACGAGGAAGAGGATGGAGGCCAGCCGCCCAGCTACCGGGCCTCTCCACTCAGCAACGGCACCAACCCAGACGCTGGTTACGGCTCCCCGCTCAGCGATGCCAGCGACCGGCTCACAGACTtcaagagcacctcctccaggGATGGCCATGAGAGGGAGGAAGCCCCCCTCCCCTCTGGACTGAACAATGGCCTCTCCCTGAGGGACAGCCTGGCTCAGATGAAAGCTGTCTATGCAAACCTGATCTCAGATGCCTCCTGGTCCAGCATTGCCATGGACATCATGAAAGCCACGCCGGCTACTGCTGGcgccatccccatccccatccccaccgccaccagccccaccactaccaccacacacaacaacaacaatagtGAGAACAGCAATGCTAGCAGCCACCACCACAATGGGAGAAGAAGTACCGCCACCGCCAACCACCACACAAGCAGTGGCAGCTCTAACGGCACCGCGGCTAACTCCATCAGTAGCAACAGTGGCACCAGCAGTGGCGGTGGTGGTGCTTGTAACGGTGGGGCTGTGGCCTATGACTGGCACCAGGCAGCCTTGGCTAAGACCCTCCAGCATACCCCTTACCAACTGCTGCCTGAGCCCAGCCTGTTCAGCACGGTGCAGCTCTACCGCCAGAACAACAAGCTCTACGGCTCAGTCTTCACCGGCGCCAGCAAGTTCCGGTGCAAAGACTGCAGCGGCGCCTACGACACGCTGGTGGGGCTCACGGTCCACATGAACGAGTCGGGCCACTACCGTGACGACAACAAGGACAAGGAGGAAGAGCGGGGCAAGCGCTGGTCCAAGCCCCGCAAGCGCTCCCTGATGGAGATGGAGGGCAAAGAGGACGCTCAGAAGGTGCTCAAGTGCATGTACTGCGGCCACTCCTTCGAGTCTCTGCAGGACCTGAGCGTCCACATGATCAAGACCAAGCATTACCAGAAAGTGCCTCTCAAAGAACCGGTGCCAGCCCTGGCCACTAAACTGATGCCCTCTGCCAAAAAAAGAGGCTTCCAGGACGCCCTGGTATCCCCATGCTCCCCAGACTCTGTACATGGTAGCGGTGGCCACATGCCCCAAGGGGACATTGGGAAAGACCCCAAGTCCACGACAAACCCCTATGTCACACCCAACAACCGCTACGGCTATCAGAACGGTGCCAGCTACACTTGGCAGTTCGAGGCTCGCAAGGCCCAGATCCTGAAGTGCATGGAGTGCGGGAGCTCCCATGATACActgcagcagctgactgcccacaTGATGGTCACGGGCCACTTCCTCAAGGTCACCAACTCTGCCTCAAAAAAGGGCAAGCAGCTAGTGTTTGACCCAGTGGTGGAGGAGAAGATCCAATCCATCCCTCTGCCACCCACCACCAACAGGCTTCCCGTCCCCAGTGTCAAATCTCAGCCTGTCTCCCCTGCACTCTCCTGCGGCTCTGACGAAAAGAGAGAACCGGGAGACGAGAGGATGGAGGCGAGCGAACCCAGGGAGAAAAAGatcaaagaggagaaggaagagccAGGTGAGAAGACTGAGGTGAACGCTGGGTCGTATAAGTATCTGACAGAGGAGGACCTGGAGGAGGCTCCTAAAGGAGGTTTGGACATCCTCAAGTCCCTGGAGAACACTGTGTCCAGTGCCATCAGCAAGGCCCAGACGGGCACGCCTCAGTGGGGTGGTGGCTACCCCAGCATCCACGCTGCTTACCAGCTCCAGGGCCACATGAAGCATGCAGCACTGCACTCCTCGGTCCAGAGTGTGCAGATCCAGCCGGTGTTCAACAGCGGGCTCCGCGGGCTGGTGACCCAGGACTCCGGCTCAGTGATCCACTCCCCTAGGAGCCCTGCATCTCCGCCCTCTCTCAGGAGCAATGTTACTGCCATGGAAGAGCTGGTGGAGAAAGTCACAAGGAaagctgttgctgctgctgtgaAGAAAGAGGAGAAGATGGTCAGCTTGGACCGCCACAGGCATCCATCCTCCCTCAAGTCGCCGTCTCCTGTACTGAAAGAGCAGAGGGACCATCACTCAACACCTAATGACCTCACCGTCGGGAAGGCCCTCGTGAGGAACAGCAGCCCTGGAAATGTAGAATCAGAGCTGGTCTGCAAAAAGGAGCCTAAAGAGAGCCTGGTAGACAACCACCACAGCCATTCAAAGAACGGCCCAGAGACTCGCCAGTCTCCCATCACCAACGGCACCAACAGCTTGGGCATCATCACCGATCACTCACCAGAGAGGCCTTTCATCAACCCCCTCAGCGCACTTCAGTCAATCATGAACAACCACCTAGGCAAGGCCTCCAAGTCCGTCAGCCCCGCGGGCGACCCGCTGGCCATGCTCTACAAAATCAGCAACAGCATGATGGAGAAACCGGCCTTCAACCAGACTCAAGCCAAGCAACCCGAGCCCATCAACTGCTACTATCAGTACGAGAGCAACGACCAGCCTATGGACCTGAGGAAGTccaaaaacagcaacaacaacaacagcaacaacaacaacagcaacagcagcactgtcatcaacagcaacagcagcatAAATGGTAACAAGCCCATAATGTcaagcctgtctctgtctgacatTTCTTCTCCTCTGAGAGAGAATGCTTTGATGGACATCTCAGACATGGTGAAGAACCTTACAGGCAGGCTGACACCCAAGTCCTCCACCCCGTCATCCATctcagagaagtcagacgcagacGGCAGTGCGTTCGAGGATGCTCTGGATGACCTCTCCCCGGTCCAGAAGAGGAAAGGGCGGCAGTCCAACTGGAACCCCCAGCACCTCCTCATCCTCCAGGCTCAGTTCTGCTCTAGCCTGCGGGAGAACCCGGAGGGCCGCTACGCCATGACGGACCTCGGCCCCCAAGAGCGGGTCCACATCTGCAAGTTCACAGGCCTCTCCATGACCACCATCTCTCACTGGCTGGCCAACGTCAAGTACCAGCTCCGGCGGACTGGCGGGACCAAGTTCCTGAAGAACATGGACTCCTGCCAGCCTGTGTTCCTCTGCGGTGACTGTGCCTCGCAGTTCAGGACTGCGCCCGCCTACATCGGCCACCTGGAGTCTCACCTGGGCTTCAGCTTGAAGGACCTGTCCAAGCTGTCCAATGAGCACCTACGGGAGCAGCAGGCTGCCTCCAAGGTGATCACAGACAAAATGACTTTTGGCAGCACCCTGGCATCTCTGACCGCACCAGACGATGACACTGGCTCAGTTTACCAGTGCAGGCTTTGCAATCGGACATTCGTCAGCAAGCACGCGGTCAAACTGCACCTCAGCAAGACCCATGGCAAGTCACCAGAAGATCACCTGGTGTTCGTCACTGCTCTTGAGAAACTGGAGAAGTAG